The DNA region GTGATCAGGATGAAGCACAACCCGAGTCTGAGAGTGACGATGAAGATCAACAGATTTACAATCCCTTGAAGTTGCCCATGGGATGGGACGGAAAGCCAATACCCTACTGGTTGTATAAGCTTCATGGGCTTGGTCAGGTAATCACAATTTATGCTCACAGTCTGGTGTTGATTATATACAATGCCTAGAAGTAAACTTTATCATGCACACGGGTTACTTTTCACGCCATCTTTTCTATTAAAGCACTTGTATGGAAGGGTGTTCATGTGGTTTATTCGTAAGTGCTGACAATCATATCAAATAATTTTGActattgaatttttttgaatgTTCATAATAATACTTCACACCAGAATTCTGCTGCCATGACTTGTTATAACCTTGTTAGGTATATTTTGCTAATCCTCACAAGAACTCGCGAGTGTTATCAGGAGTTCAAATGTGAGATATGTGGGAACCATAGTTACTGGGGTCGCAGAGCCTATGAACGCCACTTCAAGGAATGGAGGCACCAACACGGGATGCGATGTCTAGGAATCCCTAACACCAAGAACTTTAATGAGATAACATCAATCGAGGTACACTTCATAAATATTAATCATGTACTGCTTGTGTTTCCTCGTTGATAATTGTCTTCGAATGGATTTTGCTATTGGAGAGGGTTTTGTTGTGTCCACATAGGCAATGGCTTAAATATCATTCTAGGTTAACCTCCACATTTTTTTTGTGTCTTTTTTTGTGAATATGCTGCGGTTTGATATTACGTGTATATCATAATGTAGGAAGCAAAACACCTTTGGGAGAGAATACAAGAAAAGCAAGGCCTTAATAAATGGCGCCCGGATCTTGAAGAGGAATACGAAGATCATGAGGGCAATATATACAACAAGAAGACATATACAGATCTGCAACGTCAGGGTCTGATATGAGCAAACTACCAAATGCGGCTTTTGGACCTAATCAATGGTTTTCACGCACGCAACTACATCTCAGCAGAACCGTCCAAAAATTCTTTGGCTTCCCTTCTTTTGGATTAAAGTTTTATCATATTGATGGGAAGCTTCTGTGTAGGCTATCTTGCTGTATTATTGTTTTTTCTTAGCATGGCTTAGAATGACTTCCTAAGCTGGCTTTGTGAGCGCTTAAGAGACGCAGGTCATGTATGTAGCATGTAATTTTGCtaatgaaattttgttattATATTTTCACAAAGCTTCCATCTACTATTTGTTGCATTGGGTTTGGAATATTTTTCCCAAGCAGTCTATATTAGAGCATCTGGCTGAAATGCCTTTCTATTTACAATTATGtatatttatcatatactcTAATTACAGCATTTAAAAGTTCAATGATTTGGCGTTACAGAATAATTTCCTTCAAATTCCAAACTGAGGCTAGTAAAATTTTCTGCATTATTAACAGCCTGACTGTCTGTACATTACTAGTGCTTTTTGATCAACAATTTTGTACCACCCTCGTGAACAACACAGCAGAACCATTCACACTTCGTAGGACAAGCAGCCTAGAATCTACATAAGTGCCACATACGATTTTCGACGGATCGAACAGTTCAGGTGGAACTTGCATTCTCACCTCGCGAATCACATCTTGCGCGGTTTTTATCTCTCTCGTCAATGGTTCGTCCAGACTCATCGTGATATCAACATCAGACGATACAAGTTTTGCAACAGGTAGACTCGAAGGGAACTCCTTTATAGGCATAATCTTTCTCCACTTCTTGCTCGACAGTTTTTCTAGAACAGAGTCGCTGATATCCGGTGTGGTTGGAGGGAGTTTGGTGGACATTTCCTCCTTTATGTACAATCGCTTCCCGGCCCTCAGCTTAGAGAGAGAAGTCACTTGTAATCTTCCACTTGTTCCGGTTTTTTCGTGGGGCCAGTCATTACCAATACCTGGCATGACTGTGAAGCATATGTCTGATTCCAAGGAAAAAGTTGCATGTGGCTTGGCGAGTTTACAGACATTCAAGTGCACATCACCGATGAGGAGACGGGTTGGAGCTTGTCGAAGGGTCAGTCCTATATGACGACCTGTGCTGTAGAGGAGACGCCATTTACCAGGCAACAGATCCAACCAATTCTGCatgcaataattaaaaaatttaaacagTGTAAATTGTGAAATCAAGTCCCACATTTTTGGTAACATCAAAACCCAATAAAAAATATCAGCAAGTTACAGCTAAAAGGATTGACCAGCATAGGGTATAGATTGAAAACTGTTCAAGCATGATATTGATATTACTTGGTCGGAAATTAGTTGTGGCATGTGAGTTGGATAAGAATAAGTAGCTAAGAAACTTCTTACCCTTGGCTTTGAATGAGGGTTTAACATCTCCACTAGCTCAATGAAATGTGCAATTCTTTGTCGCTGAAAAGTTAGTACAGATACGAGGTTAATAAAAAATGTCTGAAGTACCAATTTTCAGCGTGGTTCATGCATTTATGTAATAAAACTGCACTGATTGACCCAAATCCTCTTTTATGTGAATGAGGAAAGATTGAATCGGATAACATGTAGTAAGTGAGATTCCCAAACAAAGATATTTGCGCATTCTTTCCCAGCTATTCTCCATTGATCATCATCAGACTATTTCAACATCATAAGAAACATAGAGTGCGATAAGATCTATGCACTAAATTGTCCGGGGCCTTCTTTAGAAGCTGAATAACTCCACCTGATCCTATGTTATGTGATGGCCTAATTTTATCACTATATTAGAGGATGTTCATGTCAGGGCTGGAATACATAACGAGAGTTCCAAAGCTGTCAGCTCAAATACGCAGCCAAAAGAGGAAAGGAAAGACCACATTCTCTGTGATGAACAGAATCTCTAAAAACAAGATAATATTAGAAAACACTAAAGATAAGCTATCTAATTGCTTAGGTTATTATataatcacacacacacatacaagaGTGAGAGAGGAAAATTTCTGAAAACCTGCTGTCTGCCATAAATGTATTCCTCAATAATTCGAACGGCAGTAGAACCCAGGCTCCATCTAATCATGTCCATTGTTGGATCTACACGCCATCTTGGTCCACACAAGAAAGGATGTTTCAGTGCATCTAAGCAACTGCGGAAGCACAACAATAGAACTATTAGGAGAAACCGAAAAGAAAAGACAGTGTTCATCATATTCAGCAAACAAGAAGACTAGTTCAGCTTCGTTCACCCAAAATCTAAAATGGTCATTTGATACAATATTGAAGATATTTTCATTACGTCAGATCTAGACCGCAGTAACAAATATCCAGCTTACCTTATTCTCTTTGACGGTTTGGTAGCAAGGAGTAAGGACAACAAATTCCAACCAGTACCCCAGTTCCTATCAAGTATCTGCAATAAGTTTTGTTCATCACCCATCTTGCGTATGGGTCAAGGGTTCATTAAGTGCCAAACAAAAAAACTGCATTTACTTGGAATCCATCATTTTCCAGAGAAGAATTCCTGCTGACAGTATGCATCAGAAATTCACGCAAAcaggaaggatcatttcccTGAAATCCCCAGATCCGGAAAAAGGATAAAGCACTTCAGTTAGAAATTAGAAAATCAAAGCAGAAACAAGATATGGAAGAAGGAATTACCTTCGAAAGGAATGCTTTGAACCTAGCAAACATATTCGGATCCATAAGATCCCTCAGAACCATTTTAGCCATGATAAATCCAACACATCTTGCAAATATATTTGAAAAAGCATATTAAAAAATAGATAGTGATAGATGAAAGCAACGAAAGACGTATTAGATACTTAATATGATACCTCATATCAAATGCAATCATCATTTTTCGCCTGTCAGTGTAGCCATCGACTTTGCTATCATCTGCTGAACTGCAATCATGAAAATAAGCAGCATTTCCTAAAAGCCCAACCTAAAGGTAGCAGATGTAATCAGAAGAACATACAGGGGTTACCCAAACAAGAAAAACAGAAATATTCTTTACACGAATAGTATAGTAGTAGAAGATATAATGTCATGTTGATTTAATGCAGCAAACAAAGGACTCCCACCATAAGCCTGTATAATAAGTATTCCTTTCATGCATATTATTTGTTATACTCACTTTGATATGTCCGTCGACAGGGCTGATATGCAAATTTTCAAGTCTCAACTCTGTATGTGCAAGTCCATGGCTGTGCAGATAATTCACCTAGGTCATTATTGAAATGTCAAAAACCATGAGCCTTTAATAACTTGAACACAAAGCAAGGGTAAATTTCATACTCCAATCAATAGATCTCGCATTAAAATTCGAATAAGGCGTAACTGCCGAGAAACTGCTGGTCCTCCCACTGTAACGTCACCAACTCTCCTGACAGATTCCTCATCCAATGCAATAGTAGCTTCCAAAGTTGGAAGCCAATCTGATTGTTCAAGCCAATGTCTCAAAGACAAACTGCCATGATACTGTACGTTGATAAAAAGTAAATAAGAAAAATGTAGGGGAAAAGATCCTAGGCTTGGTCATTTATTCCATTCAGACATGAATTGCTATTACCAGTCACACCAATGAAAATTCTGTATTCAGTAATAGTCATATACCAGTTTTCCTATATTATGCAATTCAAATACTAGCACGTAACACATTTATAGAAGACTGAATAAATTTAGCTATTATAAAGAGCCACCTACTCCATGAACTAGAACGAATGAATCACTATCATCAGTTGTGGATGAGCAGACATAGCCATGAACTTGCATCGAGTAAGAATGGTACATTAGTCTTCGGCGGACTAGTTTCTTCAACACCTATAACAAAGTTATAAGAGGAAGATTATAAAACAGATAAAGACTATTGTCTCAAAGATTCACAGAGCATACCTGTATTGCACGTTTTCCCCTACGCTTAGCACCAGTACTAACCAGCCGCCTAAGTACCACTCTTGTGTTAAAAAGGGGACTGCATTGCCAAAAAGAAATAGCATCAGAACTTTTAAACCTTCACAGCATTCCACCAATAATTAGCTTGAACAAACTCCACCAATGAAAACACACCTACTAGGTTCCTTCACTGTGGCTTCATAAACTACTTCATCACCCTGCAGCACAAATGTATAATTCAACATCAATGGAGTATGAGACAGAGATACATTTGCAGTAAGAATTTCACATACCCTATTTCCAAGGCCAATACTAACTCGATCGTGAATCTTGAAATCCGACATCTTGAACTTTATAACATGGCTAAAATCGCCATCATCGTCCTTGGAGCTACTCACACTAGCATTCTCTTCAGATTCTAATTCAGGCGTCACATTTCCTCTCGAAGCAAAGCATCCAATTTTGAACCTCTGCTTCTGGAGGCTCTTATTATCTCTCAAAACCACAGGCAAAAACACTCGTCTTTTCGACAAATTACCACTTCTCAAAAATGGCACGTCAGCAAAATCGAAAGACGACCTCGAGCATACTCCCGCACACAACGCCATCAAAATCAATTCAAACGCAAACTCTCGTCAGCTGCATAAAACCACATATTGAGCTGAATCAGTAAATTCTCAGCTCAAAACACAATCAATTCAATAGCTCAATGCTTAATTTCACAAACcgaacaaaaaaataattcaaaacgaGCTAATTCAAATTCTACCACATGTCACCGCCAAAATTAACGGATCACGagttaatataataatatacgCACGCGCATAATAAACCGTAAAATGAAAGTAATATAGATTGTGTATAGTGCCGAAATTGTAGGCAGGTTCAGCAATGGTAAATTTCCGCATCGCTTACCGGTTTATGGCGGTCAATTCATCAAGCCGCGATCAAGGATTGTTAGAAGCGCGAGGTGAGAAATGAAGGAAAAAggagtaaataaataaagagaatgagagagagagaggcgtgtGAGGGATGCGTGTAAGGAAGCGTTTGCTGTGTTGCGACATGAGCCTATCGCGAGTCTACGTCGGCCTgccttaaatttttaatatctcACTGCAGGAACCGCATGGGGGTTCACTGTAGATGAACCTTCTCATTTTCggttgaattttttggtgtatATCTATTCAATTAATAACTAAAATTGATTAAGGGCATTGTTATTAGTAATTATTAAGTCAATGATATGTACTATACTTATGAATGATGTTTGGGCTTTCTTAAGACCTCTTTCTTATATGTAGACCTAAATGCACGTATCATATTTATATTATGGGATATTAACACCAAATATtatgaaactttcaaaaagttgggtttttcctacgaactttgaaattgacaaatagtatcacaaactttatcccgagtttgttatttcccaccagtgaaaaaattccggcaaataatatcatgatacagATTTTTTTTCgcaatttctcgacaacaattTCGAGAGTTTTaagattttcaatctttgagaatagtttttcttgaagcacccTCCAtatttgttcttcaatctattaatatagccGAAATTTTTTCAAtggtggaaaataacaaactcgtGGTAacgttcgtgatattatttgtcaatttcaaagttcgtgagaaaaacccaactttttgatAGTTCCATGATATTAGATGCCAATATCCCTGATATTATTCACGTATCACATCAACTTTTCAGGTCATGCCTCAAACACTATGGATACTGTTTTAATATCAATATGGGACGTAGCACTAGAAAATCCTTTTGGTGCTCCCAACCGAATACACTATATGAAGCTTTAGTTTTGGAAGCCTCTGCTTTATCGGTCGATGCTTTGGGGGAGTTGGCGGCTAACCAATTTCAGGCAAGTGGTTTTGCTAAGAATCAGTTGGATGAGAAGATTAGCCGAATGGTGGGTTGAGTGGATCCATCGGCGGATGCAGGTGGGGTcgagtggggtcggccgaccccaccgtcGACCCCGGAGAACCGCCGGAAAACACCTTCCTTCAGCTGCCGACCCCACGACGTTAGAGCTTCTGCCCCATCCCCATCTAGTTTCACAACAGAGGAAACTTTGGAAGAGAAAAGAAATGGGAGAGAGTCGCACGACGGCAGCGGACGCTGTCGAAGGTGATGGCTGTGAGACAAAGTCCATCCATTTTCTTTTCTCACTCGTAATAGAATAGAAGAGAGAGATTAGGAGGGAATATGTTATACATCTTTACATAAAAAGAAGGAAAGATGCGTGTCCAACTGGATCATACTTAATTCTAGGAAATAGGAGCAGATTTTATATTTACCTCTACTTTGACCTATTGCATTACCTATTTTCAAGCTAaatcaaactaattaaaatttttaatttatctctAATTATTCTAAACGTTTATCTATTAAAAAGGTTTAgtcataatttattactccctccgtcccccaaaattcgtcactatttgacccgacacgagtattttaatatataatagaaaatgagttgaaaaagttagtggcatgtgagtcctacttttatatattagttttaaaataaaatgtgagtgagaatgagttagtagaatgtggggtccattaccaaaaaatggtaaaagtgaaatgtgacaaatttttagggacggacgaaaaaggaaataggtgacaaattttcagggacggatggagtataatctTAGTAATTTAAATCAAATCAACACAAAcctaaattttttcaaaaactAGCTTAGTTTAAAAAGAAAAGGTTAAATCTTGTTATTATACTAAATTCTCAATTCTTCTTAAACTAAACGTTACATAATATTTTTCCTATCTAATGAACAAAAATGCTCATATGatcttttaaaaatgatttagtcTTGCACAATTATTTTTTCAAGGCAACCTATATTTGACATAATTTTGTAATTAGTGAAAATTAATGTgacaaattagaaaaaaaatgaaatattaaggATGACTGATTGAATTATATTTTGATAGTATAtagtgagagaaatttactccctccgtctctagGAGATAACCCCTTCCTTGGACGACATAAAATTTTATGAccttattttatggagtatgttaagtagagaaagtaaagtatgagagaagcAATAAAGTAGAGATGTCTCtaattttagtaatgagtcatcttgattgacacaaaccaaaaaggaaagtgtgtcatctatgATAAGACCAATGGggtatgatattatttcaaataaaaaaaatttgagttgTTTTCATCGCACTGATCAGTTGTAGTAAATTCCTTATCTCGCCCGACCCCACGATGATCAGTTCCTGGATCCGCCCATGAGTGGATCAACGTTGAGCTTATGTGGGTCAACTCCAGGACTTTGGAGATGAGTGTAGAATTGTATTCTAATGTTGGATAAAATCCATTTATGAGCAATTTGAATGAAAATATAGAAGGAATGATTAATGAAGTTTGAATGTGCAGAGTGGTATATTCATAGGTAAAAggattaataaattttaaaatcaaaacaatcatttatgacttttagggatttttttatacttttaattcatatatataaaatttaaaatatagatAGTATATAAATTGGGGTAATCCACGTGGCAAGCTACGATTAGTTTACCATCCATGTGGTTTTGTACACATGTCTGCAGAGACTGTTTGTGCTTTGAGCAATCACTGAGCGCACACCGATGGGCATACTCTAATTTACCGTAAAGCACGtaaattgataaatttaaaattattcaattataGTTACGCTACACTTGCAACCGTTCAGTTGGAGTTGGGTTATTTAGGTTTGCCAAAGATGATTTCTATCTCATACTTCAATACTAATAGTACAAGTTATGAACTACTCCGTATTAACAAAATATGCCATGCAATACAAGACCTATGGTCTgcgttttataaaaatagaaaagataATGTCCATCACAAACCATTTTTTTCAATAAGAGTACTATTATAATTGCTGCCAAAGAATAACAAAAAATGATGCCCTATCTTTCTTGAACTCTTACTTGTGATTCACACAAAACTGCATCATGCTCTACCCTCTATGGAGCAATGACCattagagcgtccactatggTTAGGCGCGGCGGTAGCCGCGCGGCGCGGCGGTGGGGCGGCGGATTAtagtggagaaggaggatagccgCGGGCTGGACGCGGCGAGGGGTGGGAGACGCGGCGGACGCGCGATCGCCGTGTGCGGGGCGATGTCGCGCCGAGGGGtgtatagccgcgcctataggcgcggcgg from Salvia splendens isolate huo1 chromosome 9, SspV2, whole genome shotgun sequence includes:
- the LOC121747773 gene encoding probable plastid-lipid-associated protein 14, chloroplastic translates to MALCAGVCSRSSFDFADVPFLRSGNLSKRRVFLPVVLRDNKSLQKQRFKIGCFASRGNVTPELESEENASVSSSKDDDGDFSHVIKFKMSDFKIHDRVSIGLGNRGDEVVYEATVKEPSSPLFNTRVVLRRLVSTGAKRRGKRAIQVLKKLVRRRLMYHSYSMQVHGYVCSSTTDDSDSFVLVHGYHGSLSLRHWLEQSDWLPTLEATIALDEESVRRVGDVTVGGPAVSRQLRLIRILMRDLLIGVNYLHSHGLAHTELRLENLHISPVDGHIKVGLLGNAAYFHDCSSADDSKVDGYTDRRKMMIAFDMRCVGFIMAKMVLRDLMDPNMFARFKAFLSKGNDPSCLREFLMHTVSRNSSLENDGFQILDRNWGTGWNLLSLLLATKPSKRISCLDALKHPFLCGPRWRVDPTMDMIRWSLGSTAVRIIEEYIYGRQQRQRIAHFIELVEMLNPHSKPRNWLDLLPGKWRLLYSTGRHIGLTLRQAPTRLLIGDVHLNVCKLAKPHATFSLESDICFTVMPGIGNDWPHEKTGTSGRLQVTSLSKLRAGKRLYIKEEMSTKLPPTTPDISDSVLEKLSSKKWRKIMPIKEFPSSLPVAKLVSSDVDITMSLDEPLTREIKTAQDVIREVRMQVPPELFDPSKIVCGTYVDSRLLVLRSVNGSAVLFTRVVQNC